A window of Belonocnema kinseyi isolate 2016_QV_RU_SX_M_011 chromosome 9, B_treatae_v1, whole genome shotgun sequence contains these coding sequences:
- the LOC117180629 gene encoding uncharacterized protein LOC117180629: MESVYKTVKTGFQHHSIINELKKPLKPTKTINMKCIAAIVLLALVAVTLAKSIEPVKAAFPSEPEAENSVAAARSKRGYVLGAYTAPVAYSAYTAPIASYSYPYGYSAYSAYPYYAGGYNAPYYLA, translated from the exons ATGGAATCAGTATATAAGACGGTCAAAACAGGGTTCCAACATCATTCTATCATCAACGAGCTCAAGAAGCCACTCAAACCTACCAAAACAATCAACATGAAGTGCATCGCA GCTATTGTTCTTCTGGCTTTGGTCGCCGTTACTTTGGCAAAGTCTATCGAACCAGTGAAAGCAGCTTTTCCGTCTGAACCGGAAGCGGAAAATTCAGTGGCAGCAGCAAGAAGCAAGCGTGGATACGTTTTGGGCGCTTACACCGCTCCTGTCGCGTACAGCGCGTACACCGCGCCGATTGCATCATATAGCTACCCATACGGATACTCGGCTTATTCAGCCTACCCCTACTATGCAGGAGGCTATAACGCACCCTACTACTTGGCCTAG